A region of Kineosporia sp. NBRC 101731 DNA encodes the following proteins:
- a CDS encoding DEAD/DEAH box helicase, whose translation MPYTTDRPRSSGSRFGGSNQPRRSSGRPSGPRRSGRPRPPAGPNPLEQALTAAAEAPAPDDQSFVELGLPRQLVTALAAEGMEKPFAIQTRVLPDALAKRDVLGRAQTGSGKTLAFGIPVLARLAAEPKQRVASTPRAIILVPTRELARQVNEALNPLSRPLGLRVTTVVGGLSISRQIDALRRGVDVVVATPGRLIDLMDRRAADLSQVEISVLDEADHMADLGFLPAVRRILDATPADTQRLLLSATLDGGVDKLVTEYLTDPAFHAVKQTTDAATAMDHKVFAMSGAAEKLLVASEIAIRPARTIFFVRTKHGADRLARQLSRAGAEATAIHGNLNQNQRQRALDAFAAGSPRVLVATDVAARGIHVDDVDLVVHYDLPGDHKDYLHRSGRTARAGARGTVVAFAEPGQTREINRLHRDASVTATMDQVHPGHAAVREIAESGEPFEVRPLAPARPERSSGGQRRRSGGGGVGGGMRREGGGGFGAPRGGRPAGGGSGRPSRGPRQAPIS comes from the coding sequence ATGCCGTACACCACTGATCGTCCCCGTTCGTCCGGTTCTCGCTTCGGCGGCAGCAACCAGCCTCGTCGCTCCTCCGGTCGTCCGAGTGGTCCCCGCCGTTCCGGGCGTCCCCGTCCGCCGGCCGGTCCCAACCCCCTCGAGCAGGCTCTGACCGCTGCGGCCGAGGCCCCCGCGCCCGACGACCAGTCGTTCGTCGAGCTGGGCCTGCCCCGCCAGCTGGTCACCGCGCTGGCCGCCGAGGGCATGGAGAAGCCCTTCGCGATCCAGACCCGGGTGCTGCCCGACGCGCTCGCCAAGCGTGACGTGCTCGGTCGCGCCCAGACCGGCTCCGGCAAGACCCTGGCCTTCGGTATCCCGGTGCTGGCGCGCCTGGCCGCCGAGCCCAAGCAGCGTGTGGCCTCGACGCCGCGCGCCATCATCCTGGTGCCCACGCGCGAGCTGGCCCGCCAGGTCAACGAGGCCCTGAACCCGCTGTCCCGCCCGCTGGGCCTGCGCGTCACCACGGTCGTCGGCGGTCTTTCGATCAGCCGGCAGATCGACGCGCTGCGTCGTGGCGTCGACGTCGTCGTCGCCACCCCGGGCCGTCTGATCGACCTGATGGACCGCCGCGCGGCGGACCTGTCCCAGGTCGAGATCAGCGTGCTGGACGAGGCCGACCACATGGCCGACCTGGGCTTCCTGCCCGCGGTCCGGCGCATCCTCGACGCCACCCCGGCCGACACGCAGCGTCTGCTGCTCTCGGCCACGCTCGACGGCGGTGTGGACAAGCTGGTCACCGAGTACCTCACCGACCCGGCGTTCCACGCGGTCAAGCAGACCACCGACGCTGCCACGGCGATGGACCACAAGGTCTTCGCCATGAGTGGTGCGGCCGAGAAGCTGCTCGTGGCCAGCGAGATCGCGATCCGCCCGGCCCGCACGATCTTCTTCGTGCGCACCAAGCACGGCGCCGACCGGCTGGCTCGCCAGCTGTCCCGGGCCGGGGCCGAGGCCACCGCGATCCACGGCAACCTGAACCAGAACCAGCGTCAGCGCGCGCTCGACGCGTTCGCCGCCGGCTCGCCCCGCGTTCTGGTCGCCACCGACGTCGCCGCCCGTGGCATCCACGTGGACGACGTCGACCTGGTCGTGCACTACGACCTGCCCGGCGACCACAAGGACTACCTGCACCGTTCCGGCCGCACCGCGCGCGCCGGCGCCCGGGGCACGGTCGTCGCGTTCGCCGAGCCGGGTCAGACCCGCGAGATCAACCGTCTGCACCGCGACGCCTCGGTCACGGCCACCATGGACCAGGTTCACCCCGGTCACGCGGCGGTTCGTGAGATCGCCGAGTCCGGCGAGCCGTTCGAGGTCCGTCCGCTCGCCCCGGCCCGTCCGGAGCGTTCGTCCGGTGGCCAGCGCCGCCGGTCCGGTGGTGGCGGTGTCGGCGGGGGCATGCGTCGTGAGGGTGGCGGCGGCTTCGGCGCCCCCCGCGGTGGTCGTCCGGCCGGTGGCGGCAGCGGCCGCCCGAGCCGTGGCCCGCGTCAGGCCCCGATCAGCTAA
- a CDS encoding acetylxylan esterase, with protein MGYADLPLDELRTYASSVTRPDDFDEFWRNTLKESREASWAPQLEKVDNRLTAVDTWDVTFAGFGGQPVKAWLHLPVNRGDAPLPGIVQYIGYTGGRGLPHERISWALAGYAHLVMDTRGQGGDSEDTGGQGSSVPGFLTRGWESPQTHYYRRLITDAALAVDVARGLDAVDAGRVLTTGISQGGGLAIAGGVLGEAQAVLADVPFLCDFPRAAWIATQQPYTELTTFLSRRRDAAQQLMSTLSYFDGVNFARGAGTVPTLFSVALMDQICPPSTVYGAYNAWPGPKEIREWAYNNHEGGQGYQEIEQYDWLREFLGDHDARA; from the coding sequence GTGGGCTACGCGGATCTTCCTCTCGACGAGCTGCGCACATACGCATCGTCGGTCACGCGGCCGGACGACTTCGACGAGTTCTGGCGGAACACGCTCAAGGAGTCGCGGGAGGCGTCCTGGGCCCCGCAGCTGGAGAAGGTGGACAACCGCCTGACGGCGGTCGACACCTGGGACGTGACGTTCGCCGGGTTCGGCGGCCAGCCGGTGAAGGCCTGGCTGCACCTGCCGGTGAACCGGGGTGACGCACCGCTGCCGGGCATCGTGCAGTACATCGGTTACACCGGCGGCCGGGGTCTGCCGCACGAGCGGATCAGCTGGGCCCTGGCCGGTTACGCGCACCTGGTGATGGACACCCGTGGCCAGGGCGGTGATTCCGAGGACACCGGCGGGCAGGGTTCCAGCGTGCCGGGGTTCCTCACCCGTGGCTGGGAGTCGCCGCAGACGCACTACTACCGCCGGCTGATCACCGACGCGGCCCTGGCCGTCGACGTGGCCCGGGGGCTGGACGCGGTGGACGCCGGTCGGGTGCTCACCACCGGCATCAGCCAGGGCGGTGGGCTGGCGATCGCGGGCGGTGTGCTCGGTGAGGCGCAGGCGGTGCTGGCCGACGTGCCCTTCCTCTGCGACTTCCCCCGGGCCGCCTGGATCGCCACCCAGCAGCCGTACACCGAGCTGACGACCTTCCTGTCCCGCCGCCGTGACGCCGCGCAGCAGCTGATGAGCACGCTCTCCTATTTCGACGGCGTCAATTTCGCCCGCGGTGCAGGCACCGTGCCCACCCTGTTCTCGGTCGCCCTGATGGACCAGATCTGCCCGCCCTCAACGGTCTACGGCGCCTACAACGCCTGGCCGGGGCCCAAGGAGATCCGGGAATGGGCCTACAACAACCACGAGGGCGGCCAGGGCTATCAGGAGATCGAGCAGTACGACTGGCTGCGGGAGTTCCTGGGTGACCACGATGCGAGGGCGTAG
- a CDS encoding D-arabinono-1,4-lactone oxidase: protein MTSTKSKTGWANWAGCETADCSVISPRGTDEIVEAVRRAAGRRLRPVGASHSFSGIARPEELQLRLDRHAGVRSIDTTTGLVTVEGGMPLHRLNPILAGVGLALTNLGDIDRQTLAGALATGTHGSGARFGAISTQVRALELVTADGGVMHCSPTENPEVFEFARVNLGALGVVSTVTLQTVPAFALCAEEVSVPLPEVLARFDELAEKIDHFEFYWFPHTDRVQTRYKTRLPLDTVLAPLGRIRAWWDEELMANEVFRVAVATGRRVPAAVIPINRFAVRVWGSRTYTDRSERVFTTSRRVRFKEMEYAIPRAAMPEAVRRVRELVDNSGWRIPFPVEVRVVAPDDIPLSMASGRASAFMAVHVPARSRHEGYFGAVERIMADYGGRPHWGKIHTQDAASLRKVYPLLDEFAALRRRLDPEGLFTNAYLDRVLGPIG from the coding sequence GTGACGAGTACGAAAAGTAAGACCGGCTGGGCCAACTGGGCGGGTTGTGAGACCGCCGACTGCTCCGTGATCTCGCCGCGGGGTACCGACGAGATCGTCGAGGCGGTGCGCCGGGCGGCCGGGCGGAGGTTGCGCCCGGTGGGGGCCAGTCATTCGTTCTCCGGCATCGCCCGCCCCGAAGAGCTTCAGCTGCGGCTCGACCGGCACGCCGGGGTGCGTTCCATCGACACCACCACCGGCCTGGTCACGGTCGAGGGAGGAATGCCCCTGCACCGGCTGAACCCGATCCTGGCGGGGGTCGGTCTGGCCCTGACCAATCTCGGCGACATCGACCGGCAGACCCTCGCCGGCGCCCTGGCCACCGGAACACATGGCAGCGGAGCCCGGTTCGGGGCGATCTCCACCCAGGTGCGGGCCCTGGAACTGGTCACCGCCGACGGCGGGGTGATGCACTGCTCGCCGACCGAGAACCCGGAGGTCTTCGAGTTCGCCCGGGTGAATCTCGGTGCACTCGGCGTGGTCTCGACGGTCACGCTGCAGACGGTGCCGGCTTTCGCGTTGTGCGCCGAAGAGGTGTCGGTGCCGCTGCCCGAGGTGCTCGCGCGGTTCGACGAACTGGCCGAGAAGATCGATCATTTCGAGTTCTACTGGTTCCCCCACACCGATCGGGTGCAGACCCGTTACAAGACCCGCCTGCCCCTCGACACGGTCCTGGCGCCCCTGGGCCGGATCCGGGCCTGGTGGGACGAGGAACTGATGGCGAACGAGGTGTTCCGGGTGGCGGTCGCCACCGGTCGCCGGGTGCCGGCCGCGGTGATTCCCATCAACCGGTTCGCTGTGCGGGTGTGGGGCTCACGCACCTATACCGACCGTTCCGAGCGGGTTTTCACCACCTCGCGCCGGGTGCGGTTCAAAGAGATGGAATACGCGATCCCGAGGGCGGCGATGCCGGAGGCCGTGCGCCGGGTGCGGGAGCTGGTGGACAACTCGGGCTGGCGCATCCCCTTCCCGGTCGAGGTGCGGGTGGTGGCGCCGGACGACATCCCGCTGTCGATGGCCTCCGGCCGGGCGTCGGCGTTCATGGCCGTGCACGTGCCCGCCCGGTCCCGGCACGAGGGGTACTTCGGGGCGGTCGAGCGGATCATGGCCGACTACGGTGGCCGGCCGCACTGGGGCAAGATCCACACTCAGGACGCCGCGAGCCTGCGGAAGGTCTACCCGCTGCTCGACGAGTTCGCGGCCCTACGCCGCCGCCTGGACCCGGAGGGACTGTTCACCAACGCCTACCTCGACCGGGTACTGGGACCGATCGGGTGA
- a CDS encoding amino acid deaminase/aldolase: MTAPETVRPVLPHPAATRARLDAATSHLDPPVAVVDLPALDANAADLVRRAGGKPIRLASKSIRCRAVLERVHARPGFSGVLGFTLAEALWLATTFEDVVVGYPTAERNALRELAADEQARQRVTLMIDSVEQLDLIDTVAPGHPQLRVCLDLDASLRAAGGRVHIGMRRSGVFTPADALGLARSVDARSGFRLVGIMSYEGQVAGVGNRPPGKRLYGLAVTAMQALSVRELASRRAEVVAAVTAQYPLEFVNAGGTGSLETSAAESAVTEVTAGSGLYGPALFDAYRHFRPAPAALFGTDVVRRPGPGFVTVTGGGWIASGPIGRDRAPVPTYPPGLSLTGTEGAGEVQTPLQGPPADALKIGDRVWFRHAKAGELAEHVAQFQLIAADGSVGTVPTYRGEGQHFL, encoded by the coding sequence ATGACCGCGCCTGAGACCGTGCGCCCCGTCCTGCCTCACCCGGCCGCGACCAGAGCCCGTCTGGACGCCGCGACCTCCCACCTCGATCCTCCGGTGGCCGTGGTCGATCTTCCCGCTCTCGACGCCAACGCGGCCGACCTCGTGCGCCGGGCGGGCGGGAAACCGATCCGCCTGGCGAGCAAGTCGATCCGCTGCCGGGCCGTCCTGGAGCGGGTGCACGCCCGGCCGGGGTTCTCCGGCGTGCTCGGCTTCACCCTGGCCGAAGCCCTCTGGCTGGCAACCACCTTCGAGGACGTGGTGGTCGGCTACCCGACCGCGGAGCGGAACGCCCTGCGCGAACTGGCCGCCGACGAGCAGGCCCGGCAGCGGGTGACCCTGATGATCGACTCGGTCGAGCAGCTCGACCTGATCGACACCGTGGCCCCCGGGCACCCGCAACTGCGGGTCTGCCTGGATCTGGACGCCTCCCTGCGCGCTGCCGGGGGGCGGGTTCACATCGGGATGCGGCGCTCCGGCGTGTTCACCCCGGCCGATGCCCTGGGTCTGGCCCGCAGTGTCGACGCCAGAAGCGGTTTCCGACTCGTCGGGATCATGTCGTACGAGGGGCAGGTGGCCGGGGTCGGCAACCGCCCCCCGGGAAAACGGCTGTACGGGCTGGCTGTCACCGCGATGCAGGCGCTCTCGGTGCGGGAGCTGGCGAGCCGCCGGGCCGAGGTCGTCGCGGCCGTGACCGCGCAGTACCCGCTGGAGTTCGTCAACGCCGGGGGTACCGGCAGTCTGGAGACCTCCGCCGCCGAGAGCGCCGTCACCGAGGTCACCGCCGGTTCGGGGCTCTACGGGCCCGCCCTGTTCGACGCGTACCGCCACTTCCGGCCTGCCCCGGCCGCGCTGTTCGGCACCGACGTGGTGCGCCGGCCCGGACCGGGATTCGTCACGGTGACCGGTGGTGGCTGGATCGCTTCCGGCCCGATCGGTCGTGACCGGGCGCCGGTCCCCACCTATCCCCCCGGGCTCTCGCTCACCGGTACGGAGGGCGCGGGTGAGGTGCAGACCCCGCTACAGGGGCCGCCGGCCGACGCACTGAAGATCGGCGACCGGGTCTGGTTCCGACACGCCAAGGCCGGTGAACTCGCTGAGCACGTGGCACAGTTCCAGTTGATCGCCGCCGACGGATCGGTCGGGACGGTGCCTACCTACCGCGGTGAGGGTCAGCACTTCCTGTAA
- a CDS encoding MarR family winged helix-turn-helix transcriptional regulator, with amino-acid sequence MSPDDLEHVPATPGAGEHLPTAFTTIEQELTVFVRRARGFSAQMSREFHPDLEPGAYAMLLWLDDVGSARMTEMASYFGIGKPTVSRQLQLMEKLDLIAREVDEKDRRAQRLTLTENGAALVHRARGARRESFRVKFGDWPAEDVDRLAELLTRLNESLSKPNSQ; translated from the coding sequence GTGTCACCAGACGATCTCGAGCACGTCCCGGCCACCCCCGGGGCCGGGGAACACCTGCCCACCGCGTTCACCACGATCGAGCAGGAGCTCACGGTGTTCGTCCGGCGGGCCCGGGGCTTCTCCGCCCAGATGTCCCGCGAGTTCCATCCCGACCTGGAGCCGGGCGCCTACGCGATGCTGCTCTGGCTCGACGACGTGGGCTCGGCCCGGATGACGGAGATGGCCTCGTACTTCGGCATCGGCAAGCCGACCGTCTCGCGGCAGCTGCAGCTGATGGAGAAGCTTGACCTGATCGCCCGCGAGGTCGATGAGAAGGACCGGCGGGCCCAGCGGCTCACCCTGACCGAGAACGGCGCCGCCCTGGTCCACCGGGCGCGCGGGGCCCGGCGGGAGAGCTTCCGGGTGAAGTTCGGCGACTGGCCGGCCGAGGACGTGGACCGGCTGGCCGAGCTGCTGACCCGTCTCAACGAAAGCCTGAGCAAGCCCAACAGCCAGTGA
- a CDS encoding ROK family protein, with protein MNVPVLEIGGSHLTAALVSLDDLRVVRSRRWDLEPDVSSAAFVSTMLEGAAWIEVPAGSTWGVAVPGPFEYDTGIGRYAGVGKFESLNGFDVRQALVTGLAQTPGRVVFLNDADSFGLGEYAAGAAKGFTRAVCLTLGTGVGSAFVADGLPMSAGPGVPPDGEAHFIVWGGAELEETVSRRAIRRAYAEKTGEHLDVHEIAALVRRGTSPAIELWNHTFRALGEALSPYVRDFGAEVLVLGGSVAGSFDLIEAPLRKGLARDVVLRAAVDTEHAPLIGAAVHAAASF; from the coding sequence GTGAACGTGCCGGTTCTGGAGATCGGCGGGTCGCACCTGACGGCGGCGCTGGTGTCGCTGGACGACCTGCGGGTGGTGCGCAGCCGGCGCTGGGACCTCGAGCCGGACGTGTCGTCGGCAGCCTTCGTGAGCACCATGCTGGAAGGCGCCGCCTGGATCGAGGTCCCGGCCGGCTCGACCTGGGGTGTCGCCGTGCCCGGCCCGTTCGAGTACGACACCGGCATCGGGCGGTACGCGGGGGTCGGGAAGTTCGAGTCGCTCAATGGGTTCGACGTGCGGCAGGCCCTGGTCACCGGGCTCGCGCAGACTCCGGGGCGCGTCGTCTTCCTCAACGACGCCGACAGTTTCGGTCTGGGGGAGTACGCGGCCGGGGCGGCGAAGGGCTTCACCCGGGCGGTCTGCCTGACGCTGGGGACCGGGGTCGGCTCGGCGTTCGTGGCGGACGGCCTCCCGATGTCCGCCGGGCCGGGTGTCCCGCCGGACGGTGAGGCGCACTTCATCGTCTGGGGCGGGGCGGAACTCGAGGAGACCGTGTCCCGCCGGGCGATCCGCCGGGCCTATGCGGAGAAGACCGGTGAGCACCTCGACGTGCACGAGATCGCCGCGCTGGTGCGCCGGGGGACGAGTCCGGCGATCGAGCTGTGGAACCACACCTTCCGGGCTCTGGGCGAGGCATTGTCACCCTACGTCAGGGATTTCGGGGCCGAGGTGCTGGTGCTCGGTGGTTCGGTGGCGGGTTCTTTCGACCTGATCGAGGCGCCGCTGCGCAAGGGACTGGCCCGCGACGTGGTGCTGCGTGCGGCCGTGGACACCGAGCACGCCCCTCTGATCGGCGCCGCGGTCCACGCGGCGGCATCGTTCTGA
- a CDS encoding NAD(P)/FAD-dependent oxidoreductase, producing MFDVIVIGAGPAGENVAGRTAAGGLSTVIVERELLGGECSYWGCIPSKTLIRPGDVIAAAQRVPGAAQAVTGTIDVQAVLARRDYMTSNWDDSGQEPWLNDSGIALVRGHAKLTGPRTVEVTDSSGATRTLTANRAVVLATGTTAVVPPIPGLAEADPWTNRGVTEMKDVPDRLVVIGGGFVGAEMAQAVKRLGASEVTVLEGGPRLLSREEPFAGEEVGKAFAAEGISVRTGARATKVERHEDGTVTVTLDGGDAITADQVLVATGRRPHTDDLGLDTVGLTPGRPVEVDDQLRATGLEQNDWLYAVGDVNGLALLTHMGKYQARILGDVLIGKNAHDRSSRDVVPRVTFTDPQVCAVGLTEKQARDRGLDIRVISYPTGSVSGAYTSGDGVEGTSQIIVDTAREVIVGATFTGPGVSELLHSATIAISAQVTLPDLWHAVPSFPTISEVWLRLLEAYGL from the coding sequence GTGTTCGACGTGATCGTGATCGGGGCCGGCCCGGCCGGTGAGAACGTGGCCGGCCGCACCGCTGCGGGCGGGCTGAGCACCGTGATCGTGGAACGGGAACTGCTCGGCGGTGAATGCTCCTACTGGGGCTGCATCCCGAGCAAGACGCTGATCCGTCCGGGTGACGTGATCGCCGCCGCGCAGCGGGTTCCCGGTGCCGCGCAGGCCGTGACCGGAACGATCGACGTGCAGGCCGTCCTGGCCCGCCGCGACTACATGACCTCGAACTGGGACGACTCCGGCCAGGAGCCGTGGCTGAACGACAGCGGCATCGCGCTGGTGCGTGGTCACGCGAAACTGACGGGCCCGCGCACCGTCGAGGTCACCGACTCCTCGGGCGCCACCCGCACCCTGACCGCGAACCGGGCCGTGGTGCTGGCCACCGGCACCACCGCCGTGGTGCCGCCGATCCCGGGCCTGGCCGAGGCCGACCCGTGGACCAACCGCGGCGTCACCGAGATGAAAGACGTACCCGACCGGCTCGTCGTCATCGGCGGCGGTTTCGTCGGGGCCGAGATGGCGCAGGCGGTGAAGCGCCTGGGCGCCTCCGAGGTGACGGTGCTGGAGGGCGGGCCGCGCCTGCTCTCCCGCGAGGAACCCTTCGCCGGCGAAGAGGTGGGAAAAGCCTTCGCGGCGGAAGGTATCTCGGTGCGGACCGGGGCGAGGGCGACCAAGGTCGAGCGGCACGAGGACGGCACGGTGACGGTCACGCTCGACGGTGGCGACGCGATCACGGCCGATCAGGTCCTGGTCGCCACCGGCCGCCGGCCCCACACCGACGACCTCGGTCTGGACACCGTCGGCCTGACCCCGGGCCGGCCGGTCGAGGTGGACGATCAGCTGCGGGCCACAGGGCTGGAACAGAACGACTGGCTCTACGCCGTCGGAGACGTCAACGGTCTGGCCCTACTCACGCACATGGGCAAGTACCAGGCCCGGATTCTTGGCGACGTGCTGATCGGGAAAAACGCGCACGACCGCTCCAGCCGCGACGTGGTGCCTCGCGTCACCTTCACCGACCCGCAGGTCTGTGCCGTCGGCCTGACCGAGAAGCAGGCCCGTGACCGGGGTCTCGACATCCGGGTGATCAGCTACCCGACCGGCAGCGTGTCCGGGGCCTACACCTCGGGCGACGGCGTGGAGGGCACCAGCCAGATCATCGTCGACACCGCCCGTGAGGTGATCGTCGGCGCCACCTTCACCGGGCCGGGCGTCTCCGAGCTGCTGCACTCGGCGACGATCGCGATCAGCGCCCAGGTGACGTTGCCCGATCTGTGGCACGCCGTACCCAGTTTCCCCACGATCAGCGAGGTCTGGCTGCGCCTGCTGGAGGCGTACGGCCTGTAG
- a CDS encoding MarR family transcriptional regulator, which translates to MSVTAEAVSDLFLQMQSVGRSMKALSGKEADRLSLSSLMVLSQVESLGEVRSSCLAEVLGVDNSVVSRQLAVLETVGLTARRPDPQDGRAWLAHVTEAGRQRLDDMRSHRAALVMKALDGWTDGEAQSLCAQLLRLDEALQQVIHNDPALHRGDATAHRAAGTGEATSSSTRKVHS; encoded by the coding sequence ATGTCTGTCACCGCCGAAGCGGTCTCCGACCTGTTCCTTCAGATGCAGTCCGTGGGCCGTTCGATGAAGGCCCTCTCCGGTAAGGAAGCCGATCGGCTCTCGCTGAGCTCGCTGATGGTGCTCAGTCAGGTCGAGAGCCTCGGGGAGGTTCGCTCCTCGTGCCTCGCCGAGGTCCTGGGGGTCGACAACTCGGTGGTCAGCCGTCAGCTGGCGGTGCTGGAGACGGTGGGCCTGACCGCCCGCCGGCCTGACCCGCAGGACGGCCGGGCCTGGCTGGCTCACGTCACCGAGGCCGGACGGCAGCGCCTGGACGACATGCGTTCACACCGGGCCGCTCTGGTGATGAAGGCCCTGGACGGCTGGACGGACGGGGAGGCGCAGTCGCTCTGTGCCCAGCTCCTCCGGCTGGACGAGGCACTTCAGCAGGTCATTCACAACGATCCGGCGCTCCACCGGGGCGATGCGACGGCGCACCGCGCGGCAGGCACCGGAGAAGCGACATCCAGCAGTACGAGAAAGGTCCACTCATGA